Proteins found in one Blastocatellia bacterium genomic segment:
- a CDS encoding Dabb family protein, producing MIRHLVLFKFKPTTTREQRRLLAATFEQLASQIAGVRRIEVYEDMLRLEDSFDMAVFVLLADRASLHRYGESPERQAASQMARAFCERVVLFDHELEDESTGGVGP from the coding sequence ATGATTCGTCATCTTGTTCTCTTCAAGTTCAAGCCGACGACAACGCGTGAGCAGAGACGGTTGCTCGCAGCGACGTTTGAGCAATTAGCCAGTCAGATCGCGGGTGTGCGACGGATCGAGGTCTATGAGGACATGCTGCGGCTGGAGGACTCATTCGATATGGCTGTGTTTGTGCTGCTCGCTGACCGCGCCAGTTTGCATCGCTATGGCGAGAGTCCGGAGCGACAGGCCGCTAGTCAGATGGCCCGTGCTTTCTGCGAGCGCGTAGTATTGTTTGACCACGAGCTTGAGGATGAGTCAACCGGAGGCGTCGGACCGTGA